Proteins encoded together in one Quercus lobata isolate SW786 chromosome 3, ValleyOak3.0 Primary Assembly, whole genome shotgun sequence window:
- the LOC115980333 gene encoding aspartic proteinase nepenthesin-1-like, with protein MGFVDAINSTKQGIEALQPMVEYSLGNFYIAQMNIGTPPYSALLLLETGTDNTWVQAAKCAICFPLKYEGFDYRKSQTYYAAACKHPLCVPKICKNNMCLYESVYINGFSSTKGILSIDTFTFPSNEESVSLPDLVFGMGYENQNIKFSRKMGGSGATFLVPKAYNVIKEEMIKYFLAYNWHPTEISDLVPYDLCYNVIPSRDKKLRTLKIRFIGADLDLDSKRIFEVIDNMLCMIIMPINERGLSLLGAFQQVDYQFLFDVKASLLSFVPEKCQFN; from the exons ATGGGTTTTGTAGATGCGATCAACTCAACAAAGCAAGGCATTGAAGCGCTACAACCTATGGTGGAGTATTCTTTGGGAAATTTTTATATAGCGCAAATGAACATTGGCACACCACCATACTCTGCATTATTGCTATTGGAAACTGGTACCGATAATACATGGGTTCAAGCTGCTAAGTGCGCCATATGTTTCCCCTTAAAATATGAAGGTTTCGATTACCGTAAGTCTCAAACATACTATGCTGCAGCTTGTAAACATCCCCTTTGTGTTcccaaaatatgtaaaaataacaTGTGCCTTTATGAGTCCGTCTATATTAATGGATTTAGTTCCACTAAGGGTATTCTTTCGATTGACACATTCACATTCCCTTCCAATGAGGAATCTGTAAGCTTGCCAGATTTAGTTTTTGGTATGGGCtatgaaaatcaaaatattaaatttagtcGAAAAATGGGAG GAAGTGGAGCAACCTTTCTTGTTCCGAAAGCATATAACGTTATCAAAGAAGAGATGATTAAATACTTCTTGGCATATAACTGGCATCCCACGGAGATATCAGACCTAGTACCATATGACCTTTGTTATAATGTCATACCAAGTAGAGATAAAAAATTACGAACATTAAAAATTCGTTTTATTGGAGCAGACCTTGATCTAGATTCTAAACGAATCTTCGAAGTAATTGACAATATGTTGTGCATGATTATCATGCCTATTAATGAACGAGGACTAAGTCTACTAGGGGCATTTCAACAAGTAGattatcaattcttgtttgatGTTAAAGCATCTTTATTGTCTTTTGTCCCTGAGAAATGTCAATTTAattag